The Leucobacter chromiiresistens genome has a window encoding:
- a CDS encoding fibronectin type III domain-containing protein, translated as MAISWGPYQNHVRLGIDVIMSPSSVGTSTSSVTLTVRTYVQMDGSSSIYYNGLSLSFSGSWSGGTSVNVNLGPGQSALIHTATFTRATSSSSQGQTFNATLSHVFGSTSISRGFTIPARPAAPPPRPNAPSGLSAVRNSDSQITLTWSRNSTYTSVIVQRSTGNGTWTQVGRPSGNAFTFVDRTVKPNERYYYRVYGVNAGGTSPVSGTAGPVYTTPRIPSRITATRVAAGIRVNAEEGGRPPYAASYDIMDGSTLVASNVALPWTHANPSPTAHVYKVRARIGSLASGWSVASNVVEIAAPPKAPTNLSPNGQVVSKLAVLLLSWRHNPVDASEQTVRQLQWRKAGTSAWTVLTAVSTDSESATFVSSEATFGEGDIEWQVRTKGQHADYSPWSATATFTLTSPPNVSITSPVSPWDQARALARWDYSQDLGRPQSSWEAELYDGNDLLVARRSGTGATNSVTFPDMLTDDETYTVKVRAATGTLWSDWDTFTFTVSFVPPALPNISGEWSEDTGAVTLSVGAGDPVPGGPPVAETGTIDLLRSVDNGQVWESVLADSPDVNLIVDDPEALSNGQTMYRAIAYATVTGASAYADITVLAQSQALWLGGGEQFGLTARLPYSPKVKVDAGRERSVQRYEGRSRGVAYAGEQVTRVVDASGALIESDDANATVALLEELAQDPSPLHLYRDPDGRRIYGVLGSISLPRNGGNAAAIMWGWSFQLEETDR; from the coding sequence GTGGCTATCTCGTGGGGTCCGTATCAGAATCACGTCCGCCTCGGCATCGACGTGATCATGTCACCGAGCTCGGTCGGTACATCGACCAGCTCGGTGACGCTGACGGTGCGCACCTATGTGCAGATGGACGGCTCGTCGTCGATCTACTACAACGGGCTCTCGCTGTCGTTCTCCGGCTCATGGTCAGGTGGCACGTCCGTGAACGTGAACCTGGGGCCAGGGCAGTCCGCCCTGATCCACACTGCGACGTTCACGCGTGCCACTTCATCCTCGAGTCAGGGACAGACGTTCAACGCGACGTTGTCGCATGTGTTCGGGTCGACGTCGATCTCGCGGGGGTTCACGATCCCCGCGAGACCGGCGGCGCCACCGCCGCGCCCGAATGCCCCCTCTGGGCTGAGCGCAGTTCGCAACTCGGATTCGCAGATCACGCTGACCTGGTCGCGCAACAGCACGTACACGAGTGTCATCGTGCAGCGCTCGACTGGGAACGGCACATGGACGCAGGTTGGCCGCCCCTCGGGGAACGCGTTTACATTCGTCGACCGCACGGTGAAGCCGAACGAGCGCTACTACTACCGCGTCTACGGCGTGAATGCGGGCGGGACGTCGCCGGTGTCCGGCACCGCGGGCCCGGTATACACGACACCGCGAATCCCCTCGCGCATCACGGCGACCCGAGTTGCTGCCGGTATTCGTGTCAACGCAGAAGAGGGTGGCCGTCCACCGTACGCGGCGTCGTACGACATCATGGACGGCTCGACCTTGGTGGCGTCCAACGTCGCCCTGCCGTGGACGCATGCGAACCCGTCGCCGACCGCGCACGTGTACAAGGTGCGCGCAAGGATCGGGTCGCTGGCATCCGGGTGGTCGGTAGCGTCGAACGTCGTCGAGATCGCCGCACCTCCGAAGGCTCCGACAAACCTGTCCCCCAACGGGCAGGTGGTATCGAAGCTTGCGGTGCTGCTGCTGAGCTGGCGCCATAACCCGGTGGATGCCTCGGAGCAGACGGTGCGTCAGCTTCAATGGCGCAAAGCGGGCACCTCGGCCTGGACGGTGCTCACCGCGGTGTCTACGGACTCCGAAAGCGCAACCTTCGTCAGCTCTGAGGCCACCTTCGGAGAGGGTGACATCGAGTGGCAGGTGCGCACGAAGGGGCAGCACGCCGACTACAGCCCGTGGTCGGCGACAGCGACCTTCACGCTCACCTCACCGCCCAACGTCTCGATCACGTCACCGGTCTCGCCGTGGGACCAGGCGCGGGCGCTCGCCCGGTGGGACTACTCGCAGGATCTCGGCCGCCCGCAATCCTCGTGGGAAGCCGAGCTCTACGACGGCAACGACCTCCTCGTCGCGCGCCGGTCCGGCACCGGCGCAACGAACTCGGTGACGTTCCCCGACATGCTCACCGACGACGAAACGTACACCGTCAAGGTGCGCGCCGCGACGGGCACGCTCTGGTCCGACTGGGACACGTTCACCTTCACCGTCTCGTTCGTGCCGCCCGCGCTCCCGAACATCTCGGGCGAATGGAGCGAGGACACCGGCGCCGTCACCCTCAGCGTCGGCGCCGGCGACCCCGTGCCTGGCGGGCCGCCGGTCGCAGAGACCGGCACGATCGACCTGCTGCGGTCCGTCGATAACGGCCAGGTGTGGGAGTCCGTGCTCGCCGACAGCCCCGATGTGAACCTGATCGTGGACGATCCCGAAGCGCTGTCGAACGGGCAGACGATGTACCGCGCGATCGCGTACGCGACCGTCACCGGGGCGTCGGCCTACGCCGACATCACGGTTCTGGCGCAGTCGCAGGCGCTCTGGCTCGGCGGCGGCGAGCAGTTCGGCCTCACGGCGCGCCTGCCGTACTCGCCCAAGGTGAAGGTCGACGCCGGCCGGGAGCGCTCGGTGCAGCGCTACGAGGGGCGCAGCCGAGGCGTTGCGTACGCCGGCGAGCAGGTGACGCGCGTCGTCGACGCGTCCGGGGCGCTCATCGAGAGCGATGACGCGAACGCGACGGTGGCGCTGCTCGAGGAGCTCGCGCAGGATCCGTCACCGCTGCACCTGTACCGAGACCCGGACGGGCGCCGCATCTACGGGGTGCTCGGCTCGATCTCGCTCCCCCGCAACGGCGGCAACGCCGCGGCGATCATGTGGGGCTGGTCGTTCCAGCTCGAAGAGACCGACCGATAA
- a CDS encoding peptidoglycan DD-metalloendopeptidase family protein, with protein MADGVELATAWVRLVPSVEGITDGITKAVVPSMGPAGKDAGKRFGSGFKGAASGFLTGAVFLGVAAGVKSFVTESVNSLARIEKINTQTETVIKSTGNAAGVSAKHVEDLAGALENTTATEAEATQEGANLLLTFKNIRNGVGKGNDVFDQSTKALVDMSRAMGTEPKAAAMQLGKALNDPVKGITQLTRVGVTFSEEQQNTIKSMVEMGDTAGAQKIMLEELNSQFGGSGEAYAKTYAGQMELLGHSFGTLGETIMGAVMPALQGFMSGLVPVFQWLSENQGVLLGVAAAIGVTLVAAFVAWTASIWASTVALLANPMTWIVLGIMALIAAIVLLVANWDTVVAWISEVWAGFISWITGVIDGFVEWWTGVWSAITQFFTDVWNNVVAWVTEVWSGFISWITGVIDGFVAWWNGIWNSVGQFFSDVWTNVSSFFRGIWDGIVSWFQQKILFWQNVFKVGLYLFVSFWSNTWNNITSFFRGIWNGIVSWFQEKIAFWQTVFRLSLAILRDTWQNIWNGIKTFFSNIWNGIKSVFMTMINFVKTKPVEAFKAARDAIGSAWKGIQELAKKPVRFVIDTVINGLIGTVNKILPKGMKIPKIDLPKGFAVGGILPGMSRMSDGDSQLIAARPGEGVMVSEALRSSADKAAFLAANAAGRKGVGFASMLQGFARGGLVNPLPKGSYSVSQPYHGGHNGIDLAAASGTRVYAAADGVVGLAGSVNMGGNEVYIQHGNGLGTRYSHLSRFATSAGTKVKAGNVIGYVGSTGMSTGPHLHYMVHNPGGGAVNYGSHVNPAPYLGIYGKDLGEAGGAASILDGLVDWAVGKIKSQFPGGGLWVDVATAMAKNAAGLMSKAFNPFAAADGHTALYDDGGFLPTGISLVENKTGRPEPVFSPSQWSTLHAAVDAPERGDGEGVFHLYDSDGVLFGTIDGRIAAASSAGSDRVLNDRLGVR; from the coding sequence ATGGCCGATGGGGTCGAGCTGGCAACAGCATGGGTGCGTCTCGTGCCGTCCGTCGAGGGAATCACCGACGGCATCACGAAGGCCGTCGTGCCGAGCATGGGGCCCGCGGGCAAGGATGCGGGGAAGCGCTTCGGTAGCGGCTTCAAGGGCGCGGCGAGCGGCTTCCTCACCGGCGCCGTGTTCCTCGGTGTTGCCGCCGGCGTGAAGTCGTTTGTCACCGAGTCCGTGAACTCGCTCGCGCGCATCGAGAAGATCAACACGCAGACCGAGACCGTCATCAAGTCCACGGGCAACGCAGCAGGGGTATCCGCGAAGCACGTGGAAGATCTCGCGGGCGCGCTCGAGAATACGACCGCGACCGAGGCCGAAGCCACGCAGGAGGGCGCGAACCTCCTCCTCACCTTCAAGAACATCCGAAACGGTGTCGGGAAGGGCAACGACGTCTTCGATCAATCGACAAAGGCGCTCGTCGATATGTCGCGCGCGATGGGGACCGAGCCGAAGGCAGCCGCGATGCAGCTCGGCAAGGCGCTCAACGACCCGGTGAAGGGCATCACCCAGCTCACTCGCGTCGGCGTCACGTTCTCCGAAGAGCAGCAGAACACGATCAAGTCGATGGTCGAGATGGGCGACACCGCGGGCGCTCAGAAGATCATGCTCGAGGAGCTGAATTCACAGTTCGGCGGATCGGGCGAGGCGTACGCGAAGACGTACGCCGGGCAGATGGAGCTCCTCGGGCACTCGTTCGGGACGCTCGGCGAGACCATTATGGGTGCGGTCATGCCCGCGCTGCAGGGCTTTATGAGCGGGCTCGTGCCCGTGTTTCAGTGGCTCTCCGAGAACCAGGGGGTGCTGCTCGGCGTTGCGGCCGCGATCGGGGTAACGCTCGTCGCGGCGTTCGTCGCGTGGACGGCGTCGATCTGGGCCTCAACGGTCGCGTTGCTCGCGAACCCGATGACGTGGATCGTCCTCGGCATCATGGCACTCATCGCGGCGATCGTGCTCCTGGTTGCGAACTGGGACACGGTCGTCGCGTGGATCAGTGAGGTGTGGGCGGGGTTCATCTCGTGGATCACGGGCGTCATCGACGGCTTCGTCGAGTGGTGGACGGGCGTCTGGTCCGCCATCACGCAGTTCTTCACGGACGTGTGGAACAACGTCGTGGCGTGGGTGACCGAGGTGTGGTCCGGCTTTATCTCCTGGATCACCGGCGTGATCGACGGGTTCGTTGCCTGGTGGAACGGCATCTGGAACAGCGTCGGTCAGTTCTTCTCCGACGTCTGGACCAACGTGTCGAGCTTCTTCCGCGGCATCTGGGACGGCATCGTCTCGTGGTTCCAGCAGAAGATCCTGTTCTGGCAGAACGTCTTCAAGGTCGGCCTCTACCTGTTCGTGTCGTTCTGGTCGAACACGTGGAACAACATCACGAGCTTCTTCCGGGGAATCTGGAACGGCATCGTGTCCTGGTTCCAGGAGAAGATCGCGTTCTGGCAGACCGTGTTCCGCCTCTCGCTCGCGATCCTGCGAGACACGTGGCAGAACATCTGGAACGGGATCAAGACGTTCTTCTCGAACATCTGGAACGGCATCAAGTCCGTGTTTATGACGATGATCAACTTCGTCAAGACCAAGCCCGTCGAAGCGTTCAAGGCCGCTCGCGACGCGATCGGCTCAGCGTGGAAGGGCATCCAGGAGCTCGCGAAGAAGCCGGTCCGGTTTGTCATCGACACCGTGATCAATGGCCTCATCGGGACCGTGAACAAGATCCTCCCGAAGGGGATGAAGATCCCGAAGATCGATCTCCCGAAGGGGTTCGCGGTCGGCGGCATCCTCCCCGGCATGTCGCGGATGAGCGACGGCGATAGCCAGCTCATCGCGGCCCGGCCGGGTGAGGGTGTCATGGTCTCCGAGGCCCTCCGCAGTTCGGCGGACAAGGCCGCGTTCCTCGCTGCCAACGCGGCGGGTCGGAAGGGTGTCGGCTTCGCGTCGATGCTGCAGGGCTTCGCGCGCGGCGGGCTGGTGAACCCGCTGCCGAAGGGCTCCTACTCGGTATCGCAGCCGTACCACGGCGGCCACAACGGCATCGACCTCGCCGCCGCCAGCGGCACCAGGGTCTACGCCGCGGCAGACGGCGTCGTGGGGCTCGCCGGGTCCGTCAACATGGGCGGCAACGAGGTCTACATCCAGCACGGCAACGGGCTGGGAACGCGCTACTCGCACCTCTCCCGCTTCGCGACGTCGGCCGGCACGAAGGTGAAGGCCGGCAACGTGATCGGCTATGTCGGCTCGACCGGCATGTCGACGGGCCCTCACCTGCACTACATGGTGCACAACCCGGGCGGCGGGGCCGTAAACTACGGCAGCCACGTGAACCCGGCACCGTACCTCGGCATCTACGGGAAAGACCTCGGAGAAGCCGGCGGTGCAGCGTCCATTCTCGACGGGCTTGTCGACTGGGCGGTCGGGAAGATCAAGAGCCAGTTCCCGGGCGGCGGCCTCTGGGTCGACGTCGCGACAGCTATGGCGAAGAACGCCGCCGGTCTCATGTCGAAGGCATTCAACCCGTTCGCAGCCGCGGACGGGCACACGGCGCTGTACGACGACGGCGGGTTCCTGCCGACCGGTATCTCCCTCGTGGAGAACAAGACCGGCAGGCCGGAGCCAGTGTTCAGCCCCTCGCAGTGGTCCACGCTGCACGCCGCCGTCGACGCTCCCGAGCGCGGCGACGGCGAGGGCGTATTCCACCTGTATGACTCCGACGGTGTGCTGTTCGGCACCATCGACGGGCGCATCGCGGCCGCCTCTTCGGCGGGATCGGATCGCGTCCTGAACGACAGATTGGGAGTTCGATAG